Sequence from the Prunus persica cultivar Lovell chromosome G5, Prunus_persica_NCBIv2, whole genome shotgun sequence genome:
ttgtgtgtcttattaaaatttttgtaaaaaatacgtGTGTTAAATGTTAGAAATACATACGTgcatgtacaatacgactattgtctatttgcttttaaaaaaaaacgtgAGACGTATATAAAACATtgatgtattattgaaaaatatatgtgtatatatatgtaaaagccTATAGCCGCTCAtctatattatttatgaaagacaattttaaaataaataaataaactagtAAAGCCACACGGCtatacaaattttgaaaaaaaataaataaatcggGTATAGCCGCCTGGCTTTACTACAGAGCGCAAAGGCACCCATGTGTAAAATAggatagccgcgcggctacactgtttttaaaaaaataaacaaaatgagtATAGCTGCAtagctatactcttttttaaatataaaaaagtggtTCCCTAGCGATAGGCACCACGTGTCAACAGAAgtctattttgaaaaaaaataaaaacatggagtatagccgtgcggctgtactattttaaaaagaatacCGTCTTGCCATTAGGTGTCACgtatcaaaaataaatatagccGCCCGATGATACTACGAATGAATTGGTCTCGTACATGTTCATGGTAGGCTGACCCACAGGTTTTAAAATGGCCTAGGCCCAATAGCTGTtaaactgaaaaaacaaaacaatccaAACTATTTGGCCAAGGCGGGGGTGATGTGGCGGGAAAAGCAAGTGTGAGGCACATGGAGTACATGCCACGTAGAGTGCATACTAAATACCGACGCTGGTGGGGAATGGTGGACCTTTCCGTGTCCACAAAGGAGCTGCATTTGACGGTCTGGCCATGCTCCTTTGTCTCCTCATCCCATGTCCCTACCTCCCACTACATTCTTGGACACTTATGGGTCCTTTCAATTTCTTCCAAACTTCATTTACAACTTCATACAATCTCTTACCCAAGTCAATTTCACTCATTTAACTTAACTAGTTACAATAACTTGTGTTTTATCTGTGTGATTAATGGCGCATACGTGAATTAGGTCAGTTGGATAATACAATGTACTCATCTTTCTACACTCGAATtcgaataattttttatataattaaaattgacTGAAATCAGACATCTTAAAATCACTAGAGTAAAGATATGTTAGCTATGGTAAAAAGTAGAAAGCCATAATGTAATAATACTTTTTCACACAAAAACATGGAATGGGGGATCCTTCAGAAATACATGGGTTGGAGACCAAATTTACTCAAATCTTCACCTCGCCAAAAAATTCTTATAAATCATCTGGTGATGCTACATGTATGATATTTACTTATGATGAATACTTCTCTAATAAGAGTAAAATTCACATATACAAGTGGATCTCACATTTATCAGAAATGTAATTCGTAAGTGTAATACGCCTATACATATTTACGTTAATTTTGGAGTtaactcactttcctcccTCTCTCAATATCTATTCCCATGCATTATGTCTACTAGATACGTAGCTCATATAATGGTTTTCAGCTTCTTAGGGCCCTccaattgattaaaaagtgaGAGATGAAGGGAAAAGGGGACAAGGGGAGCCCCCAATATCTCAAGTTTGGTTTTACAGGTTCATCACCCAAACACCTGCATGTTCTCTTTAAGAACGGTTATAGTCCCATACACAACCTGCATTTATTGCTCTTCCTTCCCCTCTCACTACAAATACTCTGCAAAACCTAACACTTAACCCACTCACATATACAAGACTTTCAGTTATTTCCATTACATATTCTCATCGTCTGTGTGTGACTTTAAGTCTTCAAATCCTTCAGATCATAATCTCCAATTTCTTTTGTCTCTCTCATAATATGTCTTCCattgttcttctcttttttctttgtctttctaTCCATGCATGCAATTCCCGACTTCTAGGCCTTGTTGATAAGCAAAGTGGCAGTAAATCCTACCATTCTGTTGAGGTGGGTGCAAATATTTCAACATCTGATTAAATTCTTGTACATAATATTTTGAGAAGTTCTGCCATGGAGTTTTAATTCCATCATGTGGTGCACACATGCcttatttattgttatttaaccaaaaaaaattggtcaTCATAGTACCTTGTTGAATTGTTAGAACTGCATGCGATAATCTGGAGTACTTAATTGTTTCCCATCACCGGTTGAAAGCAAACCATGTGTCTCATCACATGACCCTATCACGTGCTGACAAAGATAGACACATACAACGTGCGAAACATATGAAAGAAATCTAATAACTTAAGTGATTATTAGTTTTAACTTATTGAAGCGGCCTAATTATTTTAGGGTTGGTGCAGGATGTAGCGAAAGTCTTAAGTGAGACTTTAAAGTCATCGATGATGCCTACCATCTCAGTTGAAtaccaagcacaacaaataaACGCTGAAACATTCACCCATGAAAGTATCCCGACGGCTCTTTTGAGGAAACAAGGGCATGCCAATGGACCAGCCTCAGGTTCTTATAAATCTTCGAATCAATTAGgtcattattttttggttttgtatatatattcttgttgatgatgaagatatgCATGGTGGTGTGCAGGATATGATATTATTGCATTATCTTCCCAGGTTGagctgaagaaattgattgaAATGCAGGTATATAAGTTACTGGGTGCaatttagtatttttattagATTGTTTTGAATGATCTCTGTTACACTGGTGGTGCAAGTGGCCATATCTACTGTAACCATGTCCCCTGTGAGGAAATCAGGGCATGTGGTCTGCTCATGCATGCACTGTACATATAGCCGTTTGTGAGATACAtgatacatacatataatagggctgagaaaaaaaaaggtgtgtAAAACCTAATTATGTTATGAGTCTTATGTTTATGAGCTAGATTGTGAATCTGATTCACATATTAATATGCTAAGAGAACTTAATCGATGAATCAGATCGATTCAGTATTTGCAATTGTCATGACTCGTGATAAGATAATCTTTACATATATGTATCTATATCAATTATATTTTGCATGGAAATTATTGCATATGAATATTGATGCTGTATGATTTTAGGGATTGAAGAGGCAGGCACGGACATTACTGGGATCTGCAACACATAACATGGAGGAAGACAAAGATTCGAAGGAAGATGAAGCTATTGAGGTCGTAGGTGTTATGGATTATGCACAACCTCACAGGAAGCCACCCATTCACAATAGAAAGTCCTAGACATATCCGGATTTTCTGCTTCTGGTGGAATTTACTTCATTTCTAGCTAGCTAGcacttaaagaaaaattatatagTGATTTGTCCTTGGTTGGTGGGAAAGGTGTTTGTAATTTACCTGGTctatagaagaaaaataaatataaataaaaactctcTTGCAAAACcttggaaaagaagaagaagaagaagaaaaaagaaagattctGTCCTCGTGATTGATACAGAACACGTGTTTTCCTTTGCTGCAACAGTGACAAGTCCAGTAGTGACAAAATGGTGATTTGATGGATGATGGCTCctcttttttattgtttctatGTGTGTTTTTAGGTTGACGGAATAATAAAGGATTGTAATCTAAGTGAAACATATTACATGGATGTGTCGCATGGAAACCTTCTTGCTTGTGTTGTCATTGTCATCCATTTGGGTGGTATTTCCAAGTTTCTCCATTTCGAGTGATTGGTCTAGTCAAATAAGCTGCAcgttagagcaactccacccatttgcccttagccatggcaaggggggagctagggcagccactattcacgtgaatagtggttgcccttgcaaatagtattttgagtttccacccattgccatggctaagggcaattactattcatttttttgttttttcacaacttttttttacttaaataattaatttggataatattttcggataagatttttgg
This genomic interval carries:
- the LOC18776601 gene encoding uncharacterized protein LOC18776601 isoform X1, with protein sequence MSSIVLLFFLCLSIHACNSRLLGLVDKQSGSKSYHSVEDVAKVLSETLKSSMMPTISVEYQAQQINAETFTHESIPTALLRKQGHANGPASGYDIIALSSQVELKKLIEMQGLKRQARTLLGSATHNMEEDKDSKEDEAIEVVGVMDYAQPHRKPPIHNRKS
- the LOC18776601 gene encoding uncharacterized protein LOC18776601 isoform X2, producing MSSIVLLFFLCLSIHACNSRLLGLVDKQSGSKSYHSVEDVAKVLSETLKSSMMPTISVEYQAQQINAETFTHESIPTALLRKQGHANGPASGYDIIALSSQVELKKLIEMQRQARTLLGSATHNMEEDKDSKEDEAIEVVGVMDYAQPHRKPPIHNRKS